Proteins encoded within one genomic window of Eleutherodactylus coqui strain aEleCoq1 chromosome 1, aEleCoq1.hap1, whole genome shotgun sequence:
- the SERP1 gene encoding stress-associated endoplasmic reticulum protein 1 — translation MVAKQRIRMANEKHSKNITQRGNVAKTGRSTVDEKSSVGPWLLALFIFVVCGSAIFQIIQSIRMGM, via the exons ATGGTGGCCAAACAGAGGATCAGGATGGCGAACGAGAAACACAGCAAGAACATCACACAGCGGGGCAACGTGGCCAAGACCGGG CGGAGCACGGTGGACGAGAAGTCGTCGGTAGGACCCTGGTTACTGGCGCTCTTCATCTTCGTGGTGTGCGGCTCCG CAATCTTCCAGATCATTCAGAGCATTAGGATGGGCATGTAA